A genomic region of Eucalyptus grandis isolate ANBG69807.140 chromosome 5, ASM1654582v1, whole genome shotgun sequence contains the following coding sequences:
- the LOC104446932 gene encoding CBL-interacting protein kinase 5: MEKKGVTLMHRYEVGRLLGQGTFAKVYHGRNLKTGQNVAIKIIDKEKVLRVGLIDQIKREISVMRLVRHPNIVQLYEVMASKTKIYFAMEYVKGGELFNKVAKGKLKEDMARKYFQQLIEAVDFCHSRGVYHRDIKPENLLLDENGNLKVSDFGLSAPCESQRQDGLLHTTCGTPAYVAPEVINKKGYVGAKADIWSCGVVLFVLMAGYLPFHDANLMEMYRKISKGDFKCPQWFPHEVRKLLSKILDPNPNSRIGIDKIMDNNWFKKGFKRFEPPPISRINSSVTMKDIQAAFEPSEVYPEAEAASAAAAKPPISPLKPASFNAFDIISLSKGFDLSNLFENHANQRPQARFTSTKPVAAIMSKFEELASTEQFKVETNNGVVKLQGNKEGRKGQLAIDAEFFEVTPSFSFVEVKKAAGDTLEYQEFCDHDLKPSLKDVVWVWHGNMQQQSQTA, translated from the coding sequence atggagaaGAAGGGCGTGACATTGATGCACCGGTACGAGGTCGGGCGGCTGCTAGGCCAGGGCACGTTCGCGAAGGTCTACCACGGGCGGAACCTGAAGACCGGCCAGAACGTGGCGATCAAGATCATCGACAAGGAGAAGGTGCTGAGAGTCGGCCTGATCGACCAGATCAAGCGTGAGATCTCCGTGATGCGCCTCGTGCGGCACCCCAACATCGTGCAGCTCTACGAGGTCATGGCGAGCAAGACCAAGATCTACTTTGCGATGGAGTACGTCAAAGGCGGCGAGCTGTTCAACAAGGTGGCCAAGGGTAAGCTCAAGGAGGACATGGCCCGGAAATACTTCCAGCAATTGATCGAGGCAGTCGACTTTTGCCACAGCCGAGGGGTGTACCACCGTGACATCAAGCCCGAGAACCTCCTCCTTGACGAGAATGGCAACCTGAAGGTGTCCGACTTCGGGCTGAGCGCACCGTGCGAGTCCCAGAGGCAGGACGGGCTGCTCCACACGACGTGCGGGACCCCGGCGTACGTGGCCCCGGAGGTCATCAACAAGAAGGGCTACGTCGGGGCCAAGGCAGACATCTGGTCGTGCGGCGTCGTGTTGTTCGTCCTCATGGCGGGGTATCTTCCGTTCCACGATGCCAACCTCATGGAGATGTATAGGAAGATCTCCAAGGGGGACTTCAAGTGCCCGCAATGGTTCCCTCATGAAGTCAGGAAGCTGCTCTCGAAAATCCTTGACCCCAATCCCAACTCAAGGATCGGGATAGACAAAATCATGGACAACAATTGGTTCAAGAAAGGGTTCAAGCGGTTCGAGCCCCCGCCGATTTCTCGGATCAATAGCAGCGTGACAATGAAGGACATCCAGGCTGCATTCGAGCCATCGGAAGTGTATCCCGAAGCGGAAGCAGCATCAGCGGCAGCAGCAAAACCGCCAATAAGCCCGCTCAAGCCAGCCAGCTTCAACGCGTTCGACATCATATCCCTCTCGAAAGGATTCGACCTGTCCAACCTATTCGAGAATCACGCGAACCAGAGGCCCCAGGCGCGGTTCACAAGCACGAAGCCCGTGGCGGCGATCATGTCCAAGTTCGAGGAGCTGGCATCCACAGAGCAATTCAAGGTCGAGACGAACAACGGGGTGGTGAAGCTGCAGGGGAACAAGGAAGGGAGGAAAGGGCAGCTCGCCATAGATGCAGAGTTCTTTGAGGTCACTCCAAGCTTTTCGTTTGTGGAAGTCAAGAAGGCAGCAGGGGACACACTGGAGTACCAGGAGTTTTGCGACCATGACTTGAAGCCTTCATTGAAGGATGTTGTGTGGGTTTGGCATGGAAATATGCAACAACAGTCTCAAACTGCTtag